Sequence from the Parcubacteria group bacterium CG10_big_fil_rev_8_21_14_0_10_36_14 genome:
TTGATTTTTTTATAACTCCTGATATTGCGACAGCTCTTTTATCCGGCCTTTTGATTGATACTAATTTTTTATCAAATGCCGCGGCAACCGAAAAATCAGTCAGTATCGCTAGCTCTCTTCTATCTTTAGGCGCGGATTATAGGCGGATTGTTAAGTTTTTTTATACAAATAAAAATCCGGAAATATTACGGGTTTGGGGGATAGCCCTCTCGCGTTTAAAATTAAATAAAGAAAAGAATATCGCTTCAACAGCTATTTTCATAAATGACATTAGTAGCGATTACGATGCTGTGTATGAAGCACTGGAAGGACTTTCAAATTTTTTAAATGCCATATTAAATGCTGACATAATTTTAGTTTTAAAAGAAGTGGATGGCGGAGCCAAAGGCAGTTTCCGCAGTAATAATGATAATTTTGACGTGGCTGAGATTGCCTCTCAATATGGCGGAGGAGGGCACAAGCGCGCGGCTGGATTCTTTGTTGCCGGCGGACAAATTGTGGAAGGAGATAATGAATGGAGAATTGAAGAGCGATTGACTTTTAAATAATAATAAGATATATTTTACTTATAAATTATCAATAAAAAAATTATGGAAAACAAAAAAGAAATAAAAAATTCATACTTAATTCCTACTGTTATAGAAAAATCTCAATTTGGTGAAAGAGCTTATGATATTTATTCTCGGCTTCTGAAAGATAGGATTATTTTTTTAGGAAGTCCGATTGACGATGCCGTTGCAAATACCGTTATTGCAGAACTTTTGTTTTTAGCAAGCCAGGATAAAACGGCTGATATAAAATTATATATAAATTGTCCCGGTGGAGCCGTAACTGCCGGAATGGCAATATACGACACGATGCAATTTATTAAACCGGATGTTTCAACTATATGCGTTGGTATGGCTGCATCAATGGGGGCATTTTTATTGGCCTCGGGCGCAAAAGATAAAAGATTTGCTTTGCCTAATTCAGAGATCATGATTCATCAAGTGATGGGTGGAGTTGAGGGTCAGGCAACCGATATAAAAATACGGGCAGAGAGAATTTTGAAAATAAAAGATAATTTAAATAGGATTTTAGCAAAGCATACTGGTCAATCGCTTAAGAAAGTCGAAGCTGATACAGAGCGTGATTATTTTATGAGCGCGGAAGAGGCTGTTACTTATGGTTTAGTAGATAAGATAATCAAGTAAAATCATCAATACAGCATTACCGAAGAACATAAAAATCTCCTTATTTAGGGGATTTTTATGTATATTGAATACTAAAATTACACTTAACTTGACAGTTTTTAGGGTTTATGATAAAGTAAAATATGCTTTATTGAAAATATGATAAAGAAAATGAAGCTGTATTCGGATAGTTGCATCCACGACAAGCATGGGGGCTAGTTAGAGGCAAGACCTGGTTCCGACTAGACTTGACCTTTGGCTAGTCTTCTTGGGTGCAACTATCCGAATATATTAAAAAATCCCCGATTCGGGGATTTTTTTAGTATTAGATACCAGATGTTTTTTCCGATGTGCTTGTTGTGCCTACGAGCCAGACTTCTGCCCATGGTCGGTAGTGACTATAAAAAATAGTAGCCAACTCTTTTCTATTGTCAGGATATTTAACGTTATATTCAAAATAGGCATCAGCTCCGGCATGAGCGGTTTCTAATTTTTTCTTTTGTCCTACTGGTAGCTCGGTTGTATAAATATATTTTACAGCTGGAGGAGGTGTAGTGTTATAGATGACGGGTTTCGTATAAACAACCTCTCGCCCATCATCGGTTCCCCAAAATTCAAAGAATAATTTTGTTCCGTCAATCCTGGTTTGAATTAGAACATAACTTGGAGTATCGTTTATAAACTTTAGATCAGGTGAAGGATTATAGATTGTTGCGTCAGTACCCGCCGGTTCATAATAACTTACGCGATAAGAATGGTTTCTCCTTTCTGTGATATTGAATCCGCTATCAATTGCTCCTCTAAATACGGTTGTCCCAATCTGACAAAGTCCGCCACCAAATTCTGGCACTGTCCGGCCCTCTTTAATAACTAGCTCAGGCTTAAAACCGTTTTCAGCATCTATTTTTCCGAGCGCAGTTATTAATGAAAATTCTTCATCGGGTTTTATTAGAAGACCGTTCAATTTTTCTGCTCCTGTTTGTATATTGTGAATTCTGTTTGGAGGGCTACCTGTGAAATTCGACTCCCCGATCCCTAGTAATGTACTTATTCCGAGCTCGTTAGCGTTTGATGTTGTTATTTTAGGCATGTCGGTTGCTATAACAGCATTAACTGCCGGAAATCCGTTAGCAAGAACATTATTTAAAGCTAGTCGTGTTCTTTCTCCATCAAAGGCAATCCCTAATTGACTGGTTTGAAATTCTTTTACTCTGCCATTTTCAATTATAAATTTTGCTTCTTTCGCCGGAATGTTCACGACTTGTTTTATTTGTGTTATAAATTTTTCAAAATTACTTTTATTTATTGCCAACACAGCCACACCATCCACTTTTTCAAAATAAAGCATTTTTTTCAAATCTGCTCTTGTTATTTCCCAGATGTCATCTCTATATTTTATTTTAAAAGGAGTCCTAGCTAAAGCTTGATTTATTTCTTCTACCCTATCTTCAACTTCATATTTTTTGATTGTAGGACTCTTTGAAATTATATTAACTGTAGCATATGGACGTTGAAGCAATGACAATTGAGAGTTTATTGTTTTAGCAAGATTTTCATAATTGATTTGTGAACCGACGATTTCATTTGTTATCTCGATCTTATCTCCATTAAAGTGTATTGATGCATTTTGCGATGGGACTTCATATCCTTTAAGGTTCTCTTGAAAATATTGATATAGATTATTTTCTTCAAATTCTACCTCAGCTTTTATTTCTTTTTTTGCGACTAAAACATCTATTGTGTCTTTTAGATTTTGAAGCGGATTAAATGAATGTCTACCGACTTCATATAATTTTTCAACTGTTTTTTCTACATTAAATTTTATAATTTCACGTGTTAAATCAGGGTCAGTTGCATATTGTTGGAGTTTTAAAGAAATTTCGTCACCATTAAAATATAGTGTCGCGCCTTTTTCAAGAAGATTATTCGATGTTCCTGAAAGAAGAATTTTTGCCTCTTCTTTTGAAAGGCCTCCAAAATAAGCGTTGCCTATATAAACATTTTTATATATAACGCCAGTTTGTGATGTCCGAAAAAAAAGAATTCCCAAGAATATTAAAAAAATTATCGATGACCCGACAACATAACTCCAAATATGTTTACGATATTTTTTAAATAAGCGGCGCATATTATTCCTCAAGTTCTTTTACTTGTATTTCTTTTTTTTTATTAATTTTTGGAAGAATTACAGTTAACACCCCACGCTTAATAATCGCTTTTACCCTGCCTTTATTTACTTCGGAGGGTAAAATAATGGAACGAGAAAAACTTCCCCAATAACATTCACGGTGAATAAAATCTTTTCCTTCAACACTTTCTTCCATTTCACGTTTTCCGCGGATAGTTAAAATGTCATTATTAACACTAATATCAATATCCTCCGGCTTGGCGCCAGCGATTGTTGATTTAACTATTATGTTATCACCCTTTTGATAAACATCAACCTTAAGCTCGCCCTCTTCCTCAATTTGCGAAATAGGGTTATATAAATATTCATCTCGTGATTTGTTGTGCTCTATGATTTTATCTAATAAGTCCATAATAATGTATATATCTATATTATCATTGTATCATATTTATTTTTATTGTGAATAAAAAATCCCCAAAAATTGGGGATATATATTAACTGAGATCGGGGATAATGGTTTTTTTGATAACCAACCCGTGGCGCAAAAGGTTGGTTTTCAATAATGCCATATTGATATGTCTTTCATGATATGGGAATCCAGCCGGCCAAGATTGTGGATGTGAAAGTATTTGGAGTAAGGTCTCGGTAGCCGGAAAGGCGGTGTATTGTTGCATTGCAGAAAGGCAAACTTGTTCATTATACATGCAGATTGATTCATAAATGATAGTTGTTTTCACACCGGCTTTTTCGCCAACGACATAAACTCGCCAAACCATCATGTCGCGTTCGCCTTCTTTTGGAATAAGATTTCGCCAAAGCCAATCAATAAACTCTTCTTCGTTTTTCGTAGCAAGAGCTTTTCTTACTTTTGTAAAGTGGCTAAATTCAGTATGGCGAAGTGTTGCGTAAGAGACCGTATCTGATACTTCTTCCCAAAGTTCAATATCCGGTTCAAACGCTTCTGCCGTTACGGCAGCCTCGGTATTAATTATTTTTTTATCATTATGCAGAACGAAGGTCTGGCTATTACCCGGCATAAGAGGTTCGCCCTTAACTTTTTTTCCGCCAAATATATAATACGGAGTAGCCGCATATTCATAGTAAAGTCCTGGAACGCTAAAAAAACTTGCATGTCCGAGTTTGCCACGTGGGTTCTGCAAGATTCCTCCGCAATACATTCTGACACTAAAGCATTTATCCAATTCCTTTATTCCCGCAAATCCAACATCAGAGATAATCCCAGGTGCCATTCCACATCCGCGAGCATAAGATACATCTATTTGTTCTGCGGCATCGCGCAGATATTCTTGCTCTCCTGTTGCTTGTCCGAGGTCAACACCAGGAAGTCCGGCCATAATAATCGTTTGAGTAGTTTTTGGGAGCAGTCTATATGGAAGCGCGTTAAATACGCCATGATATTTTCCTTCTTGCAATACACGAAGCAAAATATCTGGATCATCTGCATCCAATAGAAAGATATGCCCTTTGCTACCAAGATATTTTCGAATAGCATAAAGTCGCATATCATCATTGTCGTAACAGACAAATTCTTTGACCCGCGGGTCATGATTCAAATAATAAGCTACGCCTTGCGCTTGTTCGCCGGCTCCAAGAACTGCGATTTTGAACATCCTGCCTCCTTGCTGAAAGAGCTATTTTGACTTTATTAAAAATTGCCTCTAATGTCAAGTTGACAAATATAAAAATATGTGCTACTATATTCTTTAGTTTATGCCGCTATCGTCTAATGGTTAGGACATCAGGTTTTCATCCTGAAAATCGGGGTTCAATTCCCCGTAGCGGTACCAGCAAAAGTATCTAACATAAGTTGGAAGTTTTTATTGGTATTATATAGGAATTGAACAAAGGGGTGGTAAGGGAAAGTATTTCCCCTACATTCTGAGGAGAGCTATTCGAGAACCCGGAGGTTCTCGAAAGAGCGAAGCGACGTGAAATTCCCCGTAGCGGTACCAGCAAAAGCGCCTCGATAAATCGGGGCCTTTTTGCTGGGTAATGATATAATGTAGTTATGAAAATTTTAGGGATTGAAACATCTTGTGATGAAACAGCAGCCTCTCTTTGCGAAGTAAAGGGTGGAAATTTTAAAATTATTTCAAATATAGTTTCGTCGCAGATAAATATTCATAAAAAATATGGTGGAGTGGTGCCGGAGGTTGCCGCAAGAGCACACGCGGAAGTTGTTTATGATGTAGTGGGGCGGGCGTTGGGAAAAATAAAAATAAAAACTATTGATTTAATCGCTGTAACATACGGACCCGGACTTGTAACCTCTCTGCGCGTCGGAGTTTTGGCTGCGCAAGCGATTGCGGGGCTCGCAGACATTTCTCTTGTTAAAGTAAATCATACCGAAGCGCATTTATTATCGCCATTTTTAAATAATAAAAGGATTGGGTTTCCTGCGCTTGGGTTAATCGTAAGCGGAGGACATACAGAGCTGGTCTTAATGAAAGATTTTGGAAAATATAAAATTATTGGAGAAACCCGTGATGATGCAGTTGGCGAGGCATTTGATAAAGTGGCGAAGATGCTAAATCTTGGTTACCCCGGAGGTCCGATTATTTCGCAACTTGCCATAAGACAAGGCGCTGAACCTCTTAATTTAAAATTGCCCCGCCCGATGTTAAATTCTAAAGATTTTGACTTTTCTTTTTCCGGATTAAAAACCGCAACCTTATATTTAGCAAAAAAAATGAGTAAAACAGAGCTTAAAAAAATGACACCTGCAATCTGCAAAGAATTTCAGAATGCAGTGGTAGATGTTTTGGTTAAAAAAACTATATACGCCGCAAAAAAATATAATATAAAATCAATTCTTGTTGGTGGCGGAGTTAGTGCTAATAAGGAGTTGCGGAACGCTTTGGAAAAATTAGATTATAAAGTATATTTGCCTAATTTAGAATATACAGGAGACAACGCATCAATGATTGCATTTGCCGGCTGGAAAAAATATAAGCGCGCAAAAAAGAACGAAGTTTTTAAAATAAACGCCAGTCCGAATTTANNNNNNNNNNNNNNNNNNNNNNNNNNNNNNNNNCAGGAGGGAATGTGTCATGCGCGAGACAGACAGAGGAATGATTACTGCCACTCAAGTTATTGAAATTGGAGTAAGTTGCAACATTTCTCTTGAAGCAATGGCTCACGAAATTGAAATGCGCCGCGCGTCAAGAATGCAAAGCCAAACCGTAGGCGCAGAAGATGAATGAGCAGGTCTTTGAAATCTGGCGCCCTATTTTTCAAGAGCTATTCAGCTTTGCGCCTGATTTTTCTCTCATCAAGATTCCGCAAGCTCAAGGTAATCTTGTCCTTCCGGTTTTGATGCCACAAGAGCTGACTAGAAGAAAGCTCGGATTTCAGGAAAGAATTTTTGGTGCGTGCAAAGAGCTTTTCCCAAGCTGGAAAGGTGTCGATAGTCTTGATGAATCCGTCACGCACAATGACAGAACGCCAAAGGATGGCTCTTACGCAGTGCGTGTCGGCAATCATTTTGAAGCAACAGATGGCGATGAAGCCCTGAAAGGACTCTCGGCACAAGCCATTTGGCAAAGACATATCGCCACTATCACCTTGGCGGAGCGGATGATGCTTGAGCTTTACAAATTTAGAACAGTTCAAAAGCATCTTGATAAATATAATCGGACGCTTTGCTCCGGTTCGCGGGACTCGGATGGTTTTGTCCCGTTCGCGGACTGGGGCGGCGGCGGCTTCGATGTCTATTGGTGTCGCCCGTGGGTCATCGACGGCGGCCTTCGTTCTCGTGTAGTAGTTTTCTAATTTATTCTTGTTCCTTTTAACTTTTTTCCCTTTCTCCGTTTTGCGGTTGCAAAACGGAGAATTTTTTTATAAAATAAAATTGGTTAATAAATTGGCTCCGCTTTTGCATGGGGCAACAATTTGCCAATTTTAGGGAACTGCTTATCTGGCTCTATATTATACTCTTACGAGGTTGCGTAGAGAAAACGCAGGCAATTTTGAAAAAGATTGCCAGTGCTTTGGACAGAGTCGGATAATATGCGTTCGCAGGACTCGGATGGTAATGTCCCGAACGCGAACTGGAACGGCGGCAACTTCAATGTCAATTGATACAACCCGAAGAACGTCAACGACAACCTTCGTTCTCGTGTAGAAGTTTCCAAAAAGAAAAAGGAGCTATTTATTTCAGCTCCTTTTTTGCAAATACTTTATCCAGCCATTCGCCATTTTAGATATTTCCTGTAATTGTTTTTGTAATGAGAGATAATCTTTTATTTTAATTATATCCAGTTCATGCATCAATCGAATCAACCGTTTTAATATTTCAGTTTGGATTTGCAGTTTTTTAAGTATTGGATGCTTTTCATTTTTGGCTATTAGGGCGGATTCAATTGACAGTTCTAAACATTTAAGACAGGCGGTTTCAATCTTGTTCCCAATCCCCAGCTTGTCTCCTTTTTGCAATTTTTTATTCAGGGTATAAATATTTTTATAAAATTCAGTAATTATATGAACAATAGGCGGACAGATAGCGTTGGGGGGGGGTAATACTAAATGTATTCATAATGTTTTTAATAAAATTATTTCAAGCGAAAATTTATTTTTAGCTTGGCGCGAATTCAGGCGTGGCAAAAGAAAAAAGTATGAAATACAGCAATTTGAATTTTATCTTGAAGATAATATTTTTGAATTGCAGCGGATATTGGAAGAAAGAAAGTATATACCGGGAAAATATATTTCTTTTTGCGTGCGCGACCCAAAGTTGCGTAATATTCATAAGGCATTTGTTCGCGACCGTCTCGTTCATCATGTGCTTTTTAGAATATTGTATCCCATTTTTGATAAAAGGCAAATTTTTAATTCTTATTCCTGCCGGCTGGAAAAAGGAACGCATAAAGGGGTGTTAAAGTTGGAAGAATTTGCGCGCAAATTGAGCATTAATTATAAAAAACCGATTTACGCGCTTAAATGTGATATCAAGAAGTTTTTTCACAGCATTGACCACGATATTTTATTAAGATTAATTAAAAGTGGTGGAATTGATATCGAAACAATACGGTTATCCCACAAAATTATAAAAAGTTTTGAAATGGAGAGTGGCAAGGGATTGCCTCTTGGAAATGTGACCAGCCAGCTATTTGCTAACATTTATCTTAATGAACTGGACCAATTTATAAAGCATACTTTGAAAGAAAAGTTTTATTTGCGATATTGCGATGATTTTATTATTCTTGGCAGTAACAAGAATTATTTGACAGGACTTATTCCACAAATTAACAATTTTTTATTAAAAGAATTAAAATTATCAATGCATCCCAACAAAGTTATTGTTCGCAAATTTAGACAGGGAATAGATTTTCTAGGATATGTATCACTGCCTCATTACAGGGTTTTAAGAATTAAGACAAAAAAGCGAGTTATTAGGAAAATAAAGATGAATTTGAGAAAGTTAGAATCAGGGCAGATAACTGGAGAAAATTTTTATCAAATGATTCAATCTTATTTAGGCATTCTGAAGCATTGCAAGGGAGATGATATAAAAAAACAAATTTATGATATTATAAAAGATATAGAACTATGCAATACAAAACAAAAAATGAAAAACAGACACTGCAAATAGCAAAAGATTTCGCTAAGCGACTCCACGGTGGAGAGATGATTTTGTTATATGGCGATTTGGGAGCAGGAAAAACGGTTTTTGTAAAAGGTATGGCAAAGACGCTCGGCATTATGGAAACAGTTAAAAGTCCGACTTTTAATATTCTAAAACTTTATCCAATTAAGAAGTTAAATAATAATTCTTGGACTTCAGAGTTTTGTCATATTGATGCTTATCGGTTGAATTCATTGGAAGAACTTTTGGATATTGGCGTGGAAGATTATATAAACAATGAGTCTGTCACGGTTATTGAATGGGCAGATAGATTAAAGGGAATAGAAAAAATGGGACAAAAGATAATAAAAATAAAAATAGAGCATGGAGAAAAAGAAGATGAGAGGAAAATAGAAATTGAATAAACTATTAAAGTAGCGCCAACAGGCACTACTTGATTTTTATATAGTTTCTGCTTAATATATTAATAAGAGGTTCTTTGACAAGGAGAGGTTCGTGAAATATATCAAATTAACAAATAAGGGCACAGTCAATAGATTGCTTTTAGAGGTTATTGGATTAGGCACAAAAAAGAGTAAAACTAATAATGGAATATCTGTCGGTCAGTGGCAGTCCGGTTTTAAATTAGCAACACCCGCAGCCTTACGTTTAGGAATCGACGTTGTTGCATCCAGTGAAGATACTAACGGTCCATATATTCTAAGTTTTGAGATATTGCCTATTAGTTTTATCCATGAAAATGTAACAATAGAAAGCGGAATTATCAGATATGTTTATAGCGACGGAACAATAAAAGACATATCAATCTCTATTGATGCTTTTCCGGAATTTGATAAGCCAATAGGAGATGATGATAATTCGGCTTATCCGTCTTTGCGAGAATATATTGCCAACGCAAGAGATGAAGATATTGACTACAAAATAGAAACAAATGTTACAGAGATTTGTCAAGCGCCTCGTGGCTATACGGTTATTTATATTGAGCAAAGAGAAGAATTGCTGGAGATGCTGGATAGATTATCCATTCGATACTTTAAATTTTTGGAAGAAATTCCGCTTTTGATAGTTCCGGAGCTTGGAGCAATTTATCCAAAATCAGAAAAAGGCAAAACGCGATTTTTTAATCATGGATATTTAGTTGGATGCCAAGAAAAGGATGACTTTGGCGGTTCTTGTTTTGATTATGATGTATTTGGTAAAGATATTGTAAACGAAATGAGATGGATAAAAGACGAATATTCTTTTAATAAAAGACTGGCAAAACTGTTTTGTCGTATTGACGAATATGATCTTTTAAAAACAATAATCGCTTTTGCTGTACAAAATCCGTTTGCATACGAAGGTGTAGTCTTCGGTTTAGTAGAACAAGAAAGTATATCAGATGAGTTTAAGGCACTTTGTCAACGAGTTTGGAGTGATATTTTTGGCAAAAACGCTTATCTTAAATCTGATAATGCATTTATTGATGCAAACGCAGAAACAATGGGATTTAAGTCGGTAAGTCCGGGGTATAATTTGAATATTTTTTTAAAAAAAGCTGGAATATTGACAGTAAAAGATGTTATAAGGGACAGGCTTCGGAATATTTTATTTAGAGATCCGGATGCAAATGAAAAAGCGCGTATTTTTTCCATAATAGAAAGGTATATTTCAAGGATTAAGTTTTATAGAGAAAGTTCTGCAAAGTATCCAGTAAAAATAATGAAAGATCCTAGTGGGATGGTTAATGGTTTGGCGCTCCAGTTTGAAGAAATATGCATTGAAGAGAAGCTTCTGGAAGGTAATGACTCTGATATTCTATTAACCTACCTTCATGAATTACGGCATTGTCTAAGTAAAAGAACTGACTCCGACTTTAGAGAGTTTATGCATTACGCAGATATGGAGATAAGATTTTTATTCTCTCTGTTAAGGGTAGCTCTTGATGCATTAGAAAAAAAAGGAGCCAAGTTGTCCAGTATACATGATGAATTTGCAGACTTGGTATAATATAAAACCCCCAGCCAAAATGAGCTGGGGGTTTATAATTAAAGTTTATGTATAATTTATTCCGCAACGCGGAACACTTCTTCAATTGTTGTAATTCCGTCCAATGCTTTTAGGAGTCCATCTTGTGCCATTGTAATCATGCCATTTTTTACTGCGATCTCTTGCATTTTATATTCTGATATTTCTGCCGATAAAATAACTTGTTCAACCTCTTTGTTGATTACAAAAATTTCATAAATTCCAACCCTGCCTTTATAGCCCATTTCAGCGCAAGCCACACATCCCGCTCCTTTATAAAATTTTAGATTAGTCAAATCCGGTCGGTCTTTATTGTCTTCTGGTATTTGTGACAAAATATCTTTAACTCTGTTTAACTCTTCGGTAGATGGTTGGTATTCTTTTTTACATTCAGGACAAATCTTTCTAATTAATCGTTGAGCAATAATTGCATTCAGTGCAGGTGCAAGTAGAAACGGTTTTACACCCATAGATAAAAATCGAGGGATAGCGCCTGCTGCGCTATTGGTATGAATTGTAGATAAAAGTAAATGCCCCGTTAATGCCGCCTGTATAGCGGTTTCCGCTGTTTCCAAATCGCGGATTTCTCCAACCATTACAATATCAGGGTCTTGACGCAAGATTGATTTCAATCCTTTAGCAAATGAATATTCTTTTGAATGGTCAATTTGGCTTTGATTAATTCCTTCTAATCGATATTCGATTGGATCTTCCAACGTTATTATTTTTACGCCCGGCCTGTTTAGTTTGGTTAGGATTGAATAAAGCGTTGTAGTTTTTCCTGAACCCGTGGGACCCGTTGTAATTATCATGCCGTTAGGTCGCTCTATTTGACGTTTCATCTCTTCATATGAGGCACCCCTAAATCCTAATTTTTCGAAATCAAGACCTGCCGCTTCAGAGCGTAAAAGACGCATTACGACACTTTCGCCATAAGCAGTTGGAATCGTAGAAACACGAACATCTGTTTTTTCATTATCAATATTTATAGTAAATCTACCGTCCTGAGGTCTAGTTGTGATGTTTAATTTTAATGAAGACAAAAGTTTGATGCGTGAGATTATTTGTTTCCAATTTTCTTTTGGTACGGACGCGACATCTTGTAAGATGCCGTCGATTCTATAGCGAATTTTTACATCATTTTCCTCCGCTTCAATATGAATATCGGAAACTTTAGATTCTACAGCCCCCGCGACAATAAAAGTTACTAAATTCGTTGTAGAAACGCCTTTTATTTTTTCTGCCAAATCTGTAAATGATTTTATTTCACGCCGAAATTTTTCTATATCTTCAGATTTTATCTCCACGCCTTTTTTTATTTCTTTTATTGTTGGCAAAGCAGCATAAAGTTTTAATGCGTTTTTGAGCGATTGGATAGATATTTTATAAATTCTAATATTAGAATGTTGTCGTTCTCCTATTTGATATGCGATTTCTTTTACTTTTTCGTTTTTTGGATCCAATGCCCCGATTCTTGTTTCTCCGCCCCCATGAAAAAAAGAAACCATTTTATTTGTGTCCGCAAGTTCTTTTGGCAGTAATTTCAAAGTTTCCGGAGCAATAGGAAAGCCGGTTAAATTTATATAAGAGTCACCCAAAGAGGAGGCTTCTTCTTTTGTTTCTTCTTCTTTTTCTTTCAAGCGTATTTCTTCTATTTTTTCTGTGTATTTTTCTTGCGTTTCAGAAAGTACCTCCCCTTGTTTTTTTAGTAAATCATCAATTGATGGTAATGGCATAAAATCATTAAAACAAAATTATTAGAATCACGCGTCGCTGAGCTTAAGAATTATTATCCGAATATCCT
This genomic interval carries:
- the clpP gene encoding ATP-dependent Clp endopeptidase, proteolytic subunit ClpP, with translation MENKKEIKNSYLIPTVIEKSQFGERAYDIYSRLLKDRIIFLGSPIDDAVANTVIAELLFLASQDKTADIKLYINCPGGAVTAGMAIYDTMQFIKPDVSTICVGMAASMGAFLLASGAKDKRFALPNSEIMIHQVMGGVEGQATDIKIRAERILKIKDNLNRILAKHTGQSLKKVEADTERDYFMSAEEAVTYGLVDKIIK
- the tsaD gene encoding tRNA (adenosine(37)-N6)-threonylcarbamoyltransferase complex transferase subunit TsaD, which codes for MKILGIETSCDETAASLCEVKGGNFKIISNIVSSQINIHKKYGGVVPEVAARAHAEVVYDVVGRALGKIKIKTIDLIAVTYGPGLVTSLRVGVLAAQAIAGLADISLVKVNHTEAHLLSPFLNNKRIGFPALGLIVSGGHTELVLMKDFGKYKIIGETRDDAVGEAFDKVAKMLNLGYPGGPIISQLAIRQGAEPLNLKLPRPMLNSKDFDFSFSGLKTATLYLAKKMSKTELKKMTPAICKEFQNAVVDVLVKKTIYAAKKYNIKSILVGGGVSANKELRNALEKLDYKVYLPNLEYTGDNASMIAFAGWKKYKRAKKNEVFKINASPNL
- a CDS encoding RNA-dependent DNA polymerase — translated: MGGQIALGGGNTKCIHNVFNKIISSENLFLAWREFRRGKRKKYEIQQFEFYLEDNIFELQRILEERKYIPGKYISFCVRDPKLRNIHKAFVRDRLVHHVLFRILYPIFDKRQIFNSYSCRLEKGTHKGVLKLEEFARKLSINYKKPIYALKCDIKKFFHSIDHDILLRLIKSGGIDIETIRLSHKIIKSFEMESGKGLPLGNVTSQLFANIYLNELDQFIKHTLKEKFYLRYCDDFIILGSNKNYLTGLIPQINNFLLKELKLSMHPNKVIVRKFRQGIDFLGYVSLPHYRVLRIKTKKRVIRKIKMNLRKLESGQITGENFYQMIQSYLGILKHCKGDDIKKQIYDIIKDIELCNTKQKMKNRHCK
- a CDS encoding tRNA (adenosine(37)-N6)-threonylcarbamoyltransferase complex ATPase subunit type 1 TsaE; translation: MQYKTKNEKQTLQIAKDFAKRLHGGEMILLYGDLGAGKTVFVKGMAKTLGIMETVKSPTFNILKLYPIKKLNNNSWTSEFCHIDAYRLNSLEELLDIGVEDYINNESVTVIEWADRLKGIEKMGQKIIKIKIEHGEKEDERKIEIE